In the genome of uncultured Sphaerochaeta sp., the window TACATATCAAGGTCGAATCGCCCGCCAAGCTTGGGGCTTACCTCACCAAACACCCAATTGTTTACGAGGTGGTCCATCAAATCTCCCCTCTGATGATTGCGTCCCTCACTGCTTGGGTAGTAATCACAAGCTCACCTTCCCAAGGGTTAGAGGACTCATAGTTGGCTGGCCTGTTGTTGCTTCTGGTCTCGCTCTCTACGATGGAAGTGAGGGTGAGTTGATACATCTGTGCTGCAACACTCTGCGCTTGGCTCTGCGGGTCCAGCATGGGAGCTACATGGAGGGCAAGCTGATAGGCAACGAGAGCAAGGAAATCATTCGGGGCGGTGTAGTTTCCATCATCGTCCAGCTCAAGGTCATTCGGCATGTATTCAAGTTCAGGATTGTCCTCATTGCACCAGAGCTTGCCGAACCTGTATGCGTAGGATATGCGCTCGTCTGCGTTGATCCTGATTGCTCTGCTGAAGTCTGAAGGGACCGTGTAGCCGTACTGGTACTTCCCCCAAGAGACTGGATAGCCGTCAGAATCCTCTTGCACTTCAGTGAGGACAAGCATCTTCACGAGGAAAGGGAAGTCCCACGCCTTCAGACAATAGGAGACAACCTTGCCGTAATTCAGCTCAAGTAGGGTAAGCTCCTTCGTCTGGGTCTGGAGATCGCTGATCTTCATATCCAGGAGAGAGAGTGCAAGATTGTACAAAGCCAGCTTGTTCATAAGGCAACCTCGAAAATGAGAGAAATCCGTGGGCAGGAGGAACCCACGGAAAGTTTAGCTAGGCCCCTACCTCCGGGGTCGTCTTCATTCTTTTCTTCGGTCTCACTTCCACTTGAGGCACATTCTCATCAAAGGAAGCGGGAACAAATTTCGTCCCGGTGTACTCCTCCTCGGTGAGCAGGATATCTCCGGGGTTGTACAACTGGCCTCCCCTGTAAACAGAGGAGACACAGACGTACTTCTTGTGAAGAGAATCGATCACAGAGGTCTCACGAGGGCAAGAATCTTGCCAGCGGTGAATACCTCAACACCACCCACCAACTTCAGGCGCATGTGCCGACCTGCCTGTGCGGGAATGGAGAATCTGCGAATCAACTCATCCTTCTTGATGTCACCCTGCGCAAGGGCAAACTCAACCTCATTCTTCCAAACAGTCCCATCGGAACTGGACTGGAGAGTGATGGTGAGGGTGGCCCCATCAGCGGCAGAGTCAGCATCCTCCCAACCGATTACCTCAAGGGTATTCTCTTCGGGGAAATGCTGATTGTCCGACTCGTAGTCGAGGGTCCCTGCGGTTGCAGGGGTTCCACTCAGACCGAGACTTCCGGCATAGACAGCGGCGCTTGCCCCGGTTTCACCAACCATCGCAAGAGCAGCATCTTTCAGGTCAATGGGTTCACGCCCAAAGGTTCTTTTTCTTTCGTACAACATTCAGTCCCCCTTATGCCTGTACTCCACCATCAACGACATCTTCACCCGCATCCAGCATGGAATCACACTGACGAAGGACGAAGCGATCAAACCGAACGTCACCGATTGCGTTCACAGGAATTGCTCCCTGATAGGTGACAGGCTGAACCAGACCAGCGTAGTAGTCGTTCAGACCAGCGAGGACGGAACCGGGAGCGTAAATGCGCACACGGCTCTTGAACTGCTGAGGAAGCAGGGTGAAAGCCTTGAAGAGATTCTTTTTCAGCTGCGGCATCGAAGTACCCAATTTCGCGTCACTGGTATCGATGTTGGCGATACGAAGCGCTGCAAAGCGGTTCATGAGGCTCAAACCAGTGCTCATAAGGAACTGGGTGTCTCTCTGGAAGAACTTCTCCCCACCTTCCTCAATGACCTGCCACTGGCCCTTGGTGATCTGGATACCCTTGTTCGCCGCATAGCGGGGATAGAGCATGTTGGTAGCACCTGCACCCCAGATGACCATGAGAATCGAAGACATGGACTCATCGGTCTCACCGCCGTTGTCCAGAGTGATGAACTGCGGCTTGCTTCGGATATTGGCAAGGTCGGCAGCTTCGGTCACTTTGTTGAACCGGGGCATGATACCCTTGAACTGACCGGGCTTGGCACCACCGTAGATGAGGCAGGATTCAACATCCAGAGCCATCGAAGTCACGTGGTCCCGCTCATCCTCTGCATAAGCAGCTTCGGGATTGGGAGCAATCATGCCTTCTTTCTGACGTGCGGTTGCCCAAGACTCAATCATACCCAGATTGTCATTGAACAATTCCTTGTGGCCCTTGCTGGACTTACCACCCTGGTCGATTGCAACCCATTCGTTGGTCGGCAAGGAAGTCTTTCTCAAGCCCATGTGTTCCAGCATCCCGGTAGCCTCGGTGAACGAAGCATCGGAGAGCATGGTGGTGGTGCGGGTGATCTCATCGACCACGTTCGTAATGTCTGGTTTGCCAAGACCTTTGGTCAGCTCTGCCAGAGTCATGTATTCAAAAGCCATTTGCTATTTCCTTCTTACATTTGCCACGGATACTTTTCGCCTTCCCTCGAAAGGAAGGGCCCCGAAGACTTCTGACTTCCAACGGAAGAGTTGTTCGGGGGAGTATGCTCACTGATTGATTCCCCAAGCTCTGCAAGAATCTGTGCAACGAACGGATTGTTATGCGCCCCGGTCATCTTCAGTCCCTTGTCAAGCTCAGAGCCTTCCTTCACCAACTTGTCGTAGGCCCTCTTCATGGCGGCATTCTTCGCATCGTACTTGTCGCCCCAGCTCTCTTTCAGAGCGGATTCGCACATCTCCTTGCCATTCTTCATGAATGTCTCGATGTTGCCGTTCTGGTAGTCCACCAGTGCGTTGTAGATGGGTTCTGCCTTGTCCTGCGGGAGGCCAAGCGACTTGAGGGTTTCGGTCAGCTTTTTGGCGAGAATCCCACCAGCATCAGCACCCTCCACGAAAGTTTTCGTGAATTTGTAGTCAATCGCAGGAGGTGTCTCCTGTGATCCCTCTCCACCTTCTTGTGTGTCGGTTTTGCTTCCATCCAGAAGGCCTTTCAGAGCCTCACCCAAGCTGGAATACTTGGAAAGGTTCTCGTTGCCCTTCAATTCGTCAGGGAGCTGTGCCATCCACTTCTGAGCAGTGGGTTGCATGGTTGCAGGGGTAGCATCGGTCTGCTCACCATTGGGTTTCAAATCCGGCGTACTCTCCGGGTTCGGGTCCGCAGGAGTCTCAACATTCTGCTGTTCTCCATTAACGTGCATCTATATCTCCAATCGACCTACAGGAGGTCGTTTGTCACTTCGCCCGTCTCTTCAACGGTCGGTCTCAAGGCGAGAGGAAGCGAGAACAGGAAGTTCACCACCTCCACAATCACTTCTATGTCAAGAAATCCGAGTTCCTCCAACTTGCGGATTCCGTAATTCCTCAGTGGCAGCTCTTCGACATTTATCTCTCTGAAGGTCCCCAGATCGGTGAGAAGCCTAATAAGCTCAAGCCTTCCGTCTGGGGTGTTGTAGGCCTTCCTCACGGCATGGCGGTTAATCATGTCCTCGTTGGACAGCTTGGTATGATTGGTTATCATCAGTTCATACCCGCCGCATTATTGAGATTTCCCTGCCCGCCCATGTTCCGCTGGATTTCAGAAGCCTGTTGCATCTGCTGCATTTGCTGTTGCTGCTGTATCATCGCCTCCTTCTGCTTTCGCATCTGAGCCACATCTGCAAGCTCCCTCAGTACAGACTGCGGAAGCCCGGCGGCAATCATGGCCTTTCTCACAAAGAGGTCCATGTCGATGTTGTCAAAGGTGTTGGTAAGCTGCATTGCGTGGAGGTTCTGCATCCACTCAAGGGAAGCTTGGAGACCATCCTGCATGGCGAACATCTTCACATTCTTTGCAAGAGGTCCATCCAGCTCAATCTTCAGCAATGCGTTCTTGATTCTCAGCAGTTCTTTTGGAGGAGTAGGTATCCTTCGGCCCTTGGACATGATTCTGAACACCCGCTTAACGATGGGGTTGATCTTCATGTACTGGGTCGTACCGAGAATCGAAGCGAGGAGTGCAAGTTCCTCACTCTTGATTGCCTGTGTCTGGGTAGCGGTGAGTACCTTGTCCTGACGCATCAAAAAATTAAACAGATCATTGAAGAACAGTCGTCCGATCTTCTCCTCAAGCTCCTTGATTTCCTGACTGAGCCAACCAACGTCCTGTACGCTCTGAATCATCTGAGGTGTCTGTTCGCTGTTGCCTACATAGTTCCTTGCCCCCGGATTGAGGGAGAATCGCCCCTTCAGTGATTCGGGAACGGCCATAGGAGGATCGGCTACCTTCTGGATGGCTACAAGCTCGTCCTTGGACATGGAATTGAGCCTCTTCAGCTCCGGGAGGAACTTCATTACCAAGCCCTTGCCATAGACGCTGGAACCGTCTGGCTCGAACACATGGACTGCCACAGGG includes:
- a CDS encoding major capsid protein, coding for MAFEYMTLAELTKGLGKPDITNVVDEITRTTTMLSDASFTEATGMLEHMGLRKTSLPTNEWVAIDQGGKSSKGHKELFNDNLGMIESWATARQKEGMIAPNPEAAYAEDERDHVTSMALDVESCLIYGGAKPGQFKGIMPRFNKVTEAADLANIRSKPQFITLDNGGETDESMSSILMVIWGAGATNMLYPRYAANKGIQITKGQWQVIEEGGEKFFQRDTQFLMSTGLSLMNRFAALRIANIDTSDAKLGTSMPQLKKNLFKAFTLLPQQFKSRVRIYAPGSVLAGLNDYYAGLVQPVTYQGAIPVNAIGDVRFDRFVLRQCDSMLDAGEDVVDGGVQA
- a CDS encoding portal protein translates to MNTVVVGLDNGSKDYLGRREPIKKQGDDPLAKAIAAKWSRLQTIRQKTEALRWEACAYVQHRMNEFSNENSPIKAVKLYNTAGILAFDTFINGYHGNLITPSMRWFKLTVVGEDFEESDTIYGANDYLEVSENQMFAELNKTNFYPLDKLATKDAAVQGTSAEWVYDDVEHGECVFETIAPWDFWIDKNSRGRIDTIFIRFTMTASDALDRFGEKTPPDLRNEVETDAGHTEHEFILAIYPRKKLRSDKGKALITTEKPYAAVTYYPTQDCIVEESGYDDFPVAVHVFEPDGSSVYGKGLVMKFLPELKRLNSMSKDELVAIQKVADPPMAVPESLKGRFSLNPGARNYVGNSEQTPQMIQSVQDVGWLSQEIKELEEKIGRLFFNDLFNFLMRQDKVLTATQTQAIKSEELALLASILGTTQYMKINPIVKRVFRIMSKGRRIPTPPKELLRIKNALLKIELDGPLAKNVKMFAMQDGLQASLEWMQNLHAMQLTNTFDNIDMDLFVRKAMIAAGLPQSVLRELADVAQMRKQKEAMIQQQQQMQQMQQASEIQRNMGGQGNLNNAAGMN